A stretch of the Actinoalloteichus fjordicus genome encodes the following:
- the mqo gene encoding malate dehydrogenase (quinone) codes for MPDTDDHDVVLIGAGIMSTTLGVLLARLQPDWRITVVERLPDAGLESSHAWNNAGTGHAGLCEFNYTPRRPDGSVDPEGALRIAEQFRTSLCFWAQLVEEGLLDSPGDFVRSVPHLGFGRGAEGVAYLRARFEAVRGHPLFADLAFSDDRAVLASWLPLVFRDRSAREPVAATRSAQGTDVDFGVLARGLLAALRRQGATVRLNHEVQALHRHGERWHLAVRDRVTDRRRGLRARFVFVGAGGATLPLLQSARVPEVRGLGAFPISGRFLRASRPELVAAHTAKLYGHAAPGAPALSVPHLDRRVVDGQEHLLFGPFAAFSPRFLREGRLTDLVRSVRVDNLSTLAASARDNRDLMAYLLRQLTQSPADRLAALREFVPTARAEDWELVTAGQRVQLLKTVGGRGTMVGYGAETLVSAGGSLAALLGASPGASASASAMIDVLATCFPERMSDWGPRLREVAPSASPVLGSDQASAAERLAQARRTLGLVPVSAVAAEDDPARRGCPAPGRGPVARRDDPAHRSESPVSNAVDRDLLVRLHEAVGSAGLVTDPDRMRGHLTDWRDAYRGRAAAVVRPGSAEEVSRVVGLCHRAGVAVVPQGGNTGLCGGSVPDSSGAQIALSLTRLRRVREVDPANQTITVEAGVVLENVQRAAREAGLLFPLSLGAQGNCTIGGNLATNAGGTAVLRYGTMRDLTLGLEVVLPDGRVWDGLRGLRKDNTGYDLKHLFIGSEGTLGVITAAVLTLFPAIRSRATAWVALPDPQAAVDLIGVLRATAGPRLTGCELMSAQSLEFVLRHVPGTRDPFTGAHPWYALVELSDPMADAGLDATLETALGAAFDRELLLDAVVAEGSARIAALWNLREGISEAQNQEGPSLKHDVTVPIGSIPAFVRETDEALRAAVPGIRIVTYGHVGDGNLHYNLSGPLGMEPDVFRARAEELARIVYDSTARFAGSISAEHGLGQSKRDLLADYKPAVEIELMRGVKRLLDPAGLMNPGKVLPAE; via the coding sequence GTGCCGGACACCGACGATCACGACGTCGTCCTCATCGGCGCGGGGATCATGAGCACCACCCTCGGTGTCCTGCTCGCCCGCCTCCAACCGGACTGGCGCATCACGGTGGTGGAGCGGCTGCCCGATGCCGGTCTGGAGAGCTCCCACGCCTGGAACAACGCGGGCACCGGCCACGCGGGGCTCTGCGAGTTCAACTACACGCCACGCAGGCCAGACGGCTCCGTCGATCCCGAGGGCGCGCTGCGGATCGCCGAGCAGTTCCGCACCTCGCTGTGCTTCTGGGCGCAGCTGGTCGAGGAGGGCCTGCTCGACTCCCCCGGCGACTTCGTCCGCTCGGTGCCGCATCTCGGCTTCGGCCGGGGCGCCGAGGGGGTGGCGTATCTGCGGGCCAGGTTCGAGGCGGTGCGCGGCCATCCGCTGTTCGCCGATCTGGCCTTCTCCGACGACCGTGCGGTCCTCGCCTCCTGGCTGCCGCTGGTGTTCCGGGACCGGTCCGCGCGGGAACCGGTCGCGGCGACCCGCTCCGCCCAGGGCACCGACGTCGACTTCGGCGTCCTCGCGCGCGGGCTGCTCGCCGCCCTGCGGAGGCAGGGTGCGACGGTCCGGCTGAACCACGAGGTGCAGGCCCTCCACCGGCACGGCGAACGGTGGCACCTGGCCGTCCGGGACCGGGTGACCGACCGGCGTCGGGGCCTGCGAGCCCGCTTCGTCTTCGTCGGCGCGGGCGGCGCCACGCTGCCGCTGCTCCAGTCGGCGCGGGTGCCCGAGGTGCGCGGGCTCGGCGCCTTCCCGATCAGCGGCCGGTTCCTACGCGCGTCCCGACCGGAGCTGGTCGCCGCGCACACCGCCAAGCTCTACGGCCACGCCGCGCCGGGCGCGCCTGCGCTCTCGGTGCCCCACCTGGACCGCCGAGTGGTGGACGGGCAGGAGCACCTGCTGTTCGGTCCCTTCGCCGCGTTCTCTCCGCGCTTCCTCCGCGAGGGCAGGCTCACCGACCTCGTCCGTTCGGTCCGCGTCGACAATCTGTCGACGCTGGCGGCCTCGGCGCGGGACAACCGGGACCTGATGGCCTATCTCCTCCGGCAGCTGACTCAGTCGCCCGCCGACCGGCTGGCCGCGCTGCGCGAGTTCGTGCCCACCGCCCGCGCCGAGGACTGGGAACTCGTCACCGCAGGCCAACGTGTCCAGCTGTTGAAGACCGTCGGCGGCCGAGGCACCATGGTCGGCTACGGCGCCGAGACCCTCGTCTCGGCGGGCGGATCGCTGGCCGCCCTGTTGGGCGCCTCCCCCGGTGCCTCGGCGTCGGCCTCGGCGATGATCGACGTGCTGGCGACCTGCTTCCCGGAGCGGATGTCGGACTGGGGGCCGCGACTACGCGAGGTGGCGCCGTCGGCGAGCCCGGTGCTCGGATCGGACCAGGCCTCGGCAGCAGAGCGACTCGCGCAGGCTCGTCGAACCCTCGGACTCGTCCCCGTCTCCGCCGTCGCAGCCGAGGACGACCCTGCTCGGCGAGGATGCCCGGCCCCGGGACGAGGCCCCGTCGCCCGACGGGACGACCCGGCGCACCGATCGGAGAGCCCCGTGAGCAACGCCGTCGACCGAGATCTCCTCGTCCGGCTGCACGAGGCCGTCGGCTCGGCGGGCCTGGTCACCGACCCCGACCGGATGCGCGGTCACCTCACCGACTGGCGCGACGCCTACCGGGGCCGCGCCGCCGCCGTCGTCCGCCCCGGCAGCGCCGAGGAGGTCTCGCGTGTGGTGGGCCTGTGCCACCGGGCAGGCGTCGCCGTGGTCCCCCAGGGCGGCAACACCGGGCTGTGCGGCGGCTCCGTCCCGGACTCCTCCGGCGCCCAGATCGCGCTCTCGCTGACCCGGCTGCGGCGCGTCCGCGAGGTCGATCCGGCCAACCAGACCATCACCGTCGAGGCGGGGGTGGTCCTGGAGAACGTGCAGCGGGCCGCGCGGGAGGCGGGGCTGCTGTTCCCGCTGTCGCTGGGCGCCCAGGGCAACTGCACCATCGGCGGCAACCTCGCGACCAACGCGGGCGGGACGGCCGTGCTCCGCTACGGGACGATGCGGGACCTCACGCTCGGGCTGGAGGTGGTGCTGCCCGACGGCCGGGTGTGGGACGGCCTGCGCGGGCTGCGCAAGGACAACACCGGGTACGACCTCAAGCACCTGTTCATCGGCTCCGAGGGCACCCTCGGTGTGATCACCGCCGCCGTCCTCACCCTCTTCCCGGCGATCCGCAGCCGCGCCACCGCCTGGGTCGCCCTGCCCGATCCGCAGGCCGCCGTCGACCTGATCGGCGTCCTGCGGGCCACCGCAGGACCCCGGCTGACCGGCTGCGAGCTGATGTCCGCGCAGAGCCTGGAGTTCGTGCTGCGGCACGTGCCGGGAACGCGGGACCCGTTCACCGGCGCGCATCCCTGGTACGCCCTGGTCGAGCTGAGCGACCCGATGGCCGATGCAGGCCTCGACGCGACGCTCGAGACCGCGCTGGGCGCGGCGTTCGACCGGGAGCTGCTGCTCGACGCCGTCGTCGCCGAGGGCTCGGCACGGATCGCCGCGCTCTGGAACCTGCGGGAGGGGATCTCCGAGGCGCAGAACCAGGAGGGCCCCAGCCTCAAACACGACGTGACCGTCCCCATCGGCAGCATCCCGGCCTTCGTCCGGGAGACCGACGAGGCGCTGCGAGCGGCCGTGCCGGGCATCCGGATCGTGACCTACGGGCATGTCGGCGACGGCAACCTGCACTACAACCTGAGCGGGCCGCTCGGCATGGAACCGGACGTCTTCCGCGCCCGCGCCGAGGAACTCGCCCGGATCGTCTACGACTCGACCGCGCGTTTCGCGGGCAGCATCAGCGCGGAGCACGGCCTCGGTCAGTCCAAACGCGACCTCCTCGCCGACTACAAGCCCGCCGTGGAGATCGAGTTGATGCGCGGGGTCAAGCGACTTCTCGATCCGGCGGGGCTGATGAATCCCGGCAAGGTGCTGCCCGCCGAGTGA
- a CDS encoding L-talarate/galactarate dehydratase: MTSTAREGAAPAVLDRITSVTLSSVTLPLPGGISDAKVLTGRQRPMTEVAFLFAEIRTEGGAEGIGFSYSKRAGGPAQFAHAREVAPDLIGEDPSDIGRLWTKLVWSGASVGRSGAATQALAAFDVALWDLKAKRAGLPLAKLLGAHRDSVRCYNTSGGFLHESIDQVMDNATRTLEAGVGGIKIKVGQPDWAEDLRRVAAVREHIGDTVPLMVDANQQWDRPTAMRVGRALEEFGLVWIEEPLDAYDAEGHAALARSLTTAVATGEMLTSVAEHYELIRHGAVDILQPDAPRIGGITQFLKLATLAEHRNLQIAPHFAMEIHVHLATAYPNEPWVEHFDWLYPLFNERLETTGGRMHLSDRPGLGITLSEQARAWTVDRVEIDAPY; the protein is encoded by the coding sequence ATGACCAGCACCGCGAGGGAAGGCGCCGCCCCCGCCGTCCTCGATCGGATTACCTCGGTGACCTTGTCCTCGGTGACCCTGCCGCTGCCCGGCGGCATCAGCGACGCGAAGGTGCTCACCGGCAGACAGCGGCCGATGACCGAGGTCGCGTTTCTCTTCGCCGAGATCCGCACCGAGGGCGGCGCGGAGGGGATCGGCTTCAGCTACTCCAAGCGGGCGGGCGGGCCCGCTCAGTTCGCGCACGCCCGTGAGGTCGCGCCCGACCTGATCGGCGAGGACCCCAGCGACATCGGTCGACTGTGGACGAAGCTCGTGTGGTCGGGTGCCTCCGTCGGGCGCAGCGGCGCCGCCACCCAGGCGCTGGCCGCCTTCGACGTCGCGCTGTGGGACCTCAAGGCCAAGCGCGCCGGACTCCCCCTGGCGAAGCTGCTCGGCGCCCACCGCGACTCGGTGCGCTGCTACAACACCTCGGGCGGATTCCTGCACGAGTCCATCGATCAGGTGATGGACAACGCCACCCGCACCCTGGAGGCGGGCGTCGGCGGCATCAAGATCAAGGTCGGGCAGCCCGACTGGGCCGAGGACCTGCGGCGGGTCGCCGCCGTCCGGGAGCACATCGGCGACACGGTGCCGCTGATGGTCGACGCCAACCAGCAGTGGGACCGGCCCACCGCCATGCGGGTCGGCCGCGCGCTGGAGGAGTTCGGCCTCGTCTGGATCGAGGAGCCGCTCGACGCCTACGACGCCGAGGGACACGCCGCCCTCGCCCGGTCGCTGACCACCGCCGTCGCCACGGGCGAGATGCTCACCAGCGTCGCGGAGCACTACGAGCTGATCCGCCACGGCGCGGTCGACATCCTCCAGCCGGATGCCCCGCGCATCGGCGGCATCACCCAGTTCCTCAAGCTCGCGACGCTGGCCGAGCACCGCAACCTCCAGATCGCGCCGCACTTCGCCATGGAGATCCACGTCCATCTGGCGACGGCCTACCCGAACGAGCCGTGGGTGGAGCACTTCGACTGGTTGTACCCGCTGTTCAACGAGCGGCTGGAGACCACCGGCGGGCGGATGCACCTGTCCGACCGCCCCGGACTCGGCATCACCCTCAGCGAGCAGGCCCGCGCCTGGACCGTCGACCGAGTGGAGATCGACGCACCGTACTGA
- a CDS encoding enolase C-terminal domain-like protein, protein MTGRTPTVARVQAVPVAGHDSMLLNLSGAHGPFFTRNIAIVTDSEGRVGVGEVPGGEAIRQTIEDAGELLVGQPVARLGRLLRSVAETFAARDAGGRGQQTFDLRTTVHAVTALESGLLDLLGQHLGVPVAELLGDGQQREAVPMLGYLFYVGNRRSAAELPYVAEAEPADEWERLRRAEALTPESVVALAEAARARYGFTDFKLKGGVLPAEQEIEAVRALAGRFPDARITLDPNGGWLLADAVELCRDLHDVLAYAEDPVGPEGGFSGRETMAEFRRATGLRTATNMIATDWRQLAHAVRAGAVDIPLADPHFWTMRGSVRVAQLCADFGLTWGSHSNNHFDVSLAMFTHVGAAAPGEITALDTHWIWQDGQALTRDPLRISGGQITVPTAPGLGIELDTDALAAAHELYREHGLGARDDSVAMQYLVPGWEFDPKRPCLDR, encoded by the coding sequence ATGACCGGCCGAACCCCCACCGTGGCTCGCGTCCAGGCGGTTCCCGTCGCCGGACACGACAGCATGCTGCTGAACCTGAGCGGCGCCCACGGCCCGTTCTTCACTCGCAACATCGCGATCGTGACCGACAGCGAAGGCCGGGTGGGCGTCGGCGAGGTGCCCGGTGGCGAGGCGATCCGACAGACCATCGAGGACGCGGGCGAGCTGCTCGTCGGACAGCCCGTCGCCCGGCTCGGACGCCTGCTCCGGTCCGTCGCCGAGACCTTCGCGGCCCGCGACGCGGGCGGGCGGGGACAGCAGACGTTCGACCTGCGCACCACGGTGCACGCGGTGACGGCACTGGAGTCCGGCCTGCTGGACCTGCTCGGGCAGCACCTCGGCGTCCCGGTCGCCGAGCTGCTCGGCGACGGACAGCAGCGCGAGGCCGTCCCGATGCTCGGTTACCTCTTCTATGTGGGAAATCGACGCTCCGCAGCCGAGCTGCCCTATGTCGCCGAGGCCGAGCCTGCCGACGAGTGGGAGCGGCTGCGCCGTGCGGAGGCGCTCACCCCGGAGTCGGTGGTGGCGCTCGCCGAGGCGGCCCGGGCCCGTTACGGCTTCACCGACTTCAAGCTCAAGGGCGGCGTGCTGCCCGCAGAGCAGGAGATCGAGGCGGTGCGCGCGCTGGCCGGACGGTTCCCGGACGCGCGGATCACACTGGACCCCAACGGCGGCTGGCTGCTGGCCGACGCCGTCGAGCTGTGCCGCGACCTGCATGACGTGCTCGCCTACGCCGAGGACCCGGTGGGACCGGAGGGCGGCTTCTCCGGCCGCGAGACGATGGCGGAGTTCCGCCGAGCCACCGGACTGCGCACCGCCACCAACATGATCGCGACCGACTGGCGACAGCTGGCCCACGCCGTCCGCGCGGGCGCGGTCGACATCCCGCTGGCCGACCCGCACTTCTGGACCATGCGTGGCTCGGTGCGCGTCGCCCAGCTCTGCGCCGACTTCGGCCTCACCTGGGGTTCGCACTCCAACAATCACTTCGACGTGTCGCTGGCGATGTTCACCCACGTCGGGGCCGCCGCGCCGGGCGAGATCACGGCGCTGGACACCCACTGGATCTGGCAGGACGGTCAGGCACTGACCCGAGACCCGCTGCGCATCTCCGGCGGGCAGATCACGGTGCCCACCGCCCCAGGGCTCGGCATCGAACTCGACACCGACGCGCTGGCCGCCGCACACGAGCTGTACCGGGAGCACGGACTCGGCGCCCGCGACGACTCCGTGGCGATGCAGTACCTGGTGCCCGGCTGGGAGTTCGATCCCAAGCGGCCGTGCCTGGACCGCTGA